The Desulfonatronum thiosulfatophilum DNA segment AACAATAGCTCCATCTGTTCCGGAGAGATCTGGTTGCAGTCGACCCCGATAAAGGACAGCACGCCTAGAATTTCACCGCGGCACAGCAACGGAACGTTCAGATTTCCGGAAGTTCCGCGTCTTTCGAAACAACTGGGGTGTCCCAGGGCGGCCTGGGCCACGGCATCGATCAGGCGGTTGGGACGGGCTTCGAGAACAGCGGGTACGATGTGGCGCAAAGGAACAGACACGGGAAGATCGGCGGCGTTTTCCTGGTACGTGAGCACCAGTTGCTGGTGCGCCTTGTCGTAAAGGTAGATGCCCGAGCCTTGGGCTGGAAAAACCTGGAGGGTTCGCTGTTGAACCTGAGGCAAAATCTGTGACAGGGACTCGGCCGCGGTGGTCAATTCAGCAAGGGCGTTGAGGGTCTGCAGTTCCTGTTTTCTGGCAGCGACCTTCTCCTGCAACATCTGCTCGGACTGTTGCAGTGCCTTGGTTCTTTTGGCGACTTTCATTTCCAGATCCTGGGCGTATTCCTTCAACTCCTGTTTGGTGCGGCGCAGGTGTTCGGACATGCTGACCGCGGCTTCGGTCAGTTCCTGAATTTCGTCCCGGGGATCCATGGGATTCGGTCTGGGCAGGAATTCCCGCAAGCTTTTTTCCTCGGCCTCCTCCCGGAAAATGTGCAACACTCCGTTCAGGTTGTTGACCACGGCCCGATTGAAGATGAAGGCCAGGAGCAGAAAAAACAGGATAGCTCCCAGAAAAAGGGAGAAAAAGACCGAGGCCGCCTGATCCCGGATGACGGCCAGGGCCTTGTGGACCGGGATGCCCACGGCCATCACGCCGGCCAGATCTCCAGGCTGGTTCCAGAAACCGCGTTCCGAGCCGTACATGTCCAGCATGTCCTGCGGGGCGAAAGCCGGATCGCCGTGGCAGCTCATGCAGGACTCCTCGAAATAAACCGGTTTGAAGCGCATGAAATGTTTCTCGCCGTCGACGGCCAATGTTCCCTGCCAGTTCTGAAGGTCCGGATTGATGTCGAAGTGGTTGATCATGGAGAGTTCCAGATTGTTGGCCTCGGAACGCGGATTGCGGGCGTTGCGCGCCACCCGCCGGTACTCATAGTGGGGCAGAACCTGGTTGAAATTGTCCATGACGGCCCGTCCCACATAGGAGGTGGACATGGCCTCGACCATGAAGAACTCGTTGCCGAATTCCCGGCTCATTCTGGGTCTCAGCTCGTCGCGGACGTACTTTCGGCTGGCTTCCACGGCGGCCATGACCATCATGGTTTTTTCATAGGCGTGGGCTTCCATCTGCGCTTTTTCGCGCAGATAGATCAGATGTGCTCCGGCAAAACAGACCAGCAGCAAAGACAGGCCGGTGGCCACCAGAAATCTGGATCTGAACCCTAAAGATTTCTGAAAAAAATGGCTTTTGCCGGATTGACCTTCCTGGCCGGCAGGGTTCAACTCGTGCATAGGAAAACCTCAATGAGATATCTGCTTATAAGGCACTGTTTCCTCGACGGCTTCAGCCAGTCGAGCAGGCACAGAACCTGACATGGCATAATCGTAATTCAAAAACTGAAATACCTGAATAGTCCACTAATATCTTTCCAGCGAGCAACCCAAGGTTGCGGAGGATGTTTTTGTTTTTCAAGAGTGCT contains these protein-coding regions:
- a CDS encoding c-type heme family protein gives rise to the protein MHELNPAGQEGQSGKSHFFQKSLGFRSRFLVATGLSLLLVCFAGAHLIYLREKAQMEAHAYEKTMMVMAAVEASRKYVRDELRPRMSREFGNEFFMVEAMSTSYVGRAVMDNFNQVLPHYEYRRVARNARNPRSEANNLELSMINHFDINPDLQNWQGTLAVDGEKHFMRFKPVYFEESCMSCHGDPAFAPQDMLDMYGSERGFWNQPGDLAGVMAVGIPVHKALAVIRDQAASVFFSLFLGAILFFLLLAFIFNRAVVNNLNGVLHIFREEAEEKSLREFLPRPNPMDPRDEIQELTEAAVSMSEHLRRTKQELKEYAQDLEMKVAKRTKALQQSEQMLQEKVAARKQELQTLNALAELTTAAESLSQILPQVQQRTLQVFPAQGSGIYLYDKAHQQLVLTYQENAADLPVSVPLRHIVPAVLEARPNRLIDAVAQAALGHPSCFERRGTSGNLNVPLLCRGEILGVLSFIGVDCNQISPEQMELLLSIGRQIGIAVESLQNMEKLIQSKDLLQSVFDGITDQVVLMGSDFRIRMVNKAYTKRYDVDTEDVIGRKCFEIHGSGESPCKECGLKTAMGTKSAVVYESRCPAQQGIFQVHCYPVTDEQGEVESVIRYVKEITDQKHMEQKIQQTEKMVAMGQLASGVAHEINNPLGVILCYVELLKRQLSDYPQGLKDLSTIEKQTLNCKRIVGDLLHFARSRETKKQPASLNQCLEEVLVMVSEQFKKQGVSLELNLDPDLPKLNMDAHKMKQVVLNLLMNSRQAVDGKKGIIALRTGRLVEERSVVFTIRDNGQGIPEYIQDKIFDPFFSTKRTGEGTGLGLSVSYGIIREHGGEISVKSKPGEWTEFRIELPLDGVAA